TGAGAATAAGTCATTATACTCTGGTGTTCTTAAAAATCTGATTATTCTTAATTTTATTATAAATTGATCTATTAACTCTTGAGCCTCTTCCTCTGTTATTACTCCAGCTTTTAAATCTCTCTCTATATAGATATCTAAGAAAGTTGAAGTTCTTCCTAATGACATTGCGGCTCCATCTTGATCCTTTGTAGCTGCAAGGTATGCAAAATATAAGAACTGAACAGCTTCTTTAGCATCCTTAGCTGGTCTTGTTACATCAAAACCATATGAGCTACACATCTTAACAAACTCTTTAAGTGCCCCAATCTGTTCTGAAACTTCCTCTCTTCTTCTAATGATATCCTCATTGAAATCTCCAGCTTCAAGTTGCTTTAGCTGATCTTTTTTATCCTCTATCAATCTATCTACACCATATAGAGCTACTCTTCTATAATCTCCTATTATTCTTCCTCTTCCATAAGCATCTGGAAGTCCAGTTATTATTCCACTCTTTCTAGCTGCTCTAATATCATCAGTATAAGCTGAGAACACTCCCTCATTATGAGTTTTTCTATACTTTGTAAAAATCTCCTCTGTAACCGGATCAATCTGATAACCATAAGCTTCTAAAGCATTTTTTACCATTCTTAATCCACCTTTTGGGAATATCCCTCTTTTTAAAGGGGCATCAGTTTGAAGTCCCACAATAACCTCTGAATCTTTATCAATATATCCAGGTCCATATGTAGTGATGCTTTGTGGCATCTTAGTCTCTGTATCATAGATACCTTTTTCTCTCTCTACCTTGAACATCTCTGTCAACTTATTCCAAACTTTTTTAGTTTTCTCTGTAGGTCCAACTAAAAATGATTCATCTCCAGAATAGGGAGTATAGTTCTCCTGAATAAAATCCCTTACATTTATCTCTCTTTGCCATAATTGACCTTTAAATCCATTCCAAAACTCCATTTTTGCCTCCTTTAAAAATCTTTTATTTATAAAAATTAAAAATTTTTGTCATCTTGTTAATATATATCTAACAGTTTTTATTTATACTTTATAATAACATTCTTTATCCAAAAAGTCAACTTTTTATTTCGTCTAAAATATATTATCATATTCAAAGTATTTGCTATGTTCAGATATTTTTTATAGCAATAAAAAAACCGACACTCTAGGCAGTAATCGCCCAGACGGTCGGCTCAAAATCAAAGTTATATTCCCATGTGGTTATCCACTTCTCCGTCAGTTATATAACTGGTATATTTTATCATTTTTTTATTTCTTTATCAACTAATTATTTTATCTTTCTATAGTTATTTTCAATAATCTCCCTTACTGTTGTACTTAAATCTTTAAGCTCCTCCTTAGAAAGTGAAGATACATAAATCGGTTCATCTACCACTACAGTTACCAACTGATTTCTTTTCATCTTCCACTCTCCTCTTTTTTGAATATCAAAGGTTCCCTTTAAAGTAAGGGGAATAATTATTCCATTTGTCTCAGTTGCTAATTTAAAACTCCCTTTTTTAAATCTAAGTATCTCTCCATCTAAGGTTCTCTCTCCCTCTGGAAAAATAACTATAGGATATCCCTCTTTTATTATCTTTACAGCTTCCTTTATATCCTTTATTCCCTCTCTTGGATTCTCTCTGTTAAGAAATACACATTTACTCTTTCTCATCCAGATATTAAAAAAAGGCCAACTCTTCATCTCTTTCTTTGCGACAAAACCAACATCCATATGTAATGCACTTACAATAACTGGTATATCCAAATTACTTTGATGATTACATACATAGATTATTCCTTTTTCTCTCTCTAGTTGATTTATATTTTTTCTATTTTTATAAACCACTCTCAACCTTACTCCTAAACTTTTTAGGACAAGTTTTGAAAGCCATTTTAATTTCTCTCTTGCCAATTTTACAGCTGTTTTCTCATCTTTGAATGCTATTATAGGAAGATAGAGTATAGATATATATATAAAAATTATTAATCCTGTTAATGTTGCTAAAATCATCCCTAACATGTTCCTCTTCTCCTCCTAGTAACCTAGTTACTCTAAATCTTTTATTACCTTTTGAATATCACTATATCCAAATCCCTTTCTCATTAAAGATAGTATCTTCTTCTCCTTATCTTTATTACCCAATCTCTCCCATTGTTTTCTTATCTCCTCTAGTTCTTGAGAGTTATGATCAGCTAATAATTCTTTTATTACACTACCTTTGATACCTTTTTGTATCAACATAAACTCCAATTTTTTCTTACTATAATTGTGGGAGTTTATGTAACTTTCAGCATAGTCATAATCATTTAGATAACCTAACTCAATAAATTTTTCTATTACAAATTTTATGATATCCTTTTCCCTATATTTAGAGAGGAGCTTTAAATATAGCTCCTTCTCTGAATAATCTCTTTTATTTAGCAAAAAATATCCCATACTTTCTGCTCTTCTTCTCACAAGCTCTCTATACTCTTCTAAAGTTATCTCCTCTCTATCTTTTAGATTAAACTCCTGTATAGTTTGCTTATTTAAATCTAAATAGAAAAACTCATCAAAGTATACCTTATTTCCCTTTAGACTATACCTCATCAAAATTTAATGCTCCCTCTTGAACACCCTCTAAACTCTCTTCTCCATCATCTTCCTTAGCAGAATGTGGTTTCATAACTTTCATCACTTCCGCCTCTATTGCTGATAGTAATTCTGGTTCACTCTCAAGTCTAGCTTTTACATTCTCTTTTCCTTGTCCTAGTCTGATATCTCCAAAACTAAACCAAGCTCCAGATTTTGCAACTATATCATACTCAAGAGCTATATCTAAAATCTCTCCAACTCTAGATATTCCCTTACCATACATAATTTGGAAAGTAGCCTCTTTAAATGGAGGAGCTATCTTATTTTTAGTAATCTTTACAACAGTTTCATTTCCTATTGCTTCATCACCCTGTTTTACACTTCCCACTCTCTTTACTTCCATTCTTACTGAAGCATAGAATTTTAGAGCTTTTCCTCCAGTAGTAGTAGTTTGAGGTCCAAATCCAAATCCACCAATCTTATCTCTTATTTGGTTGATGAATATCATAGTAGTTTTAGATTTATTCAGTGTAGCTGTAAGTTTTCTTAGAGCCTTTGACATAAGTCTTGCCTGTAATCCCATCTGTTGATCTGACATCTCTCCATCTATCTCTGCCTTTGGTACAAGTGCAGCTACTGAGTCAACTACAACAAGGTCAACTGCTCCAGAACGAACAAGCATGTCAGCTATCTCTAAAGCTTGCTCCCCATAATCTGGTTGAGAGATTAAAAGCTCATCTACATCCACACCTAAAGCCTTTGCATAAACTGGATCTAAAGCGTGCTCAGCATCTATAAAGGCAACTATTCCACCCATTTTTTGAGCCTCTGCTGCTATATGAAGAGCTATTGTTGTCTTTCCTGAACTTTCAGCTCCATATATCTCTACTATTCTTCCTCTTGGTACTCCACCTTGACCTAAAGCTAAATCAAGATTAATACTTCCTGTAGATATAGTTTCTACTGCCATACTTTGGTTAGATCCTAATTTCATAATAGATCCTTCACCAAAGTCCTTTTTTATCTGTTTCATTGCCATTTCCAGTGCTTTTTCTCTGTCATTAACTTCATCTTTTGCTTTTGCCATCTTATTCCTCCCAATTTATTTTTTTATCTATACTCTCCAAAACATTTTCTGCTGTTATACTTTCCATACATTTAAAATCTCCCTTTGGACACTTCTTATCCCCATGTAAACTACAAGGTGAACACTCCACCCCAGCATAGATAAGAGTATCATCTTTGCCAAAGTCAAACATTCCCGGACTTGTAGGTCCAAATATTACGAAAGTTTTACATTTTACCCCTCTTGCTATATGAAAAGGTCCTGAATCATTAGTTACTAAGAATTTTGCTCTAGATAAAAGTGCTCCACTCTCTTTTAATGAAAGTTTCCCAGCTAATATTATACAACTATTCTCACTTATTCTATTGATCTCCTCACATCTTGGAATATCTCCCTTACCTCCTATTAGTATACTCTTTAGACCATACTTTTCAAAGATAAGTTTTGCTAATTTTCCAAAACTTTCAGCTGTCCACTCCTTTGTATTTTTAGATGCTCTAGGTGCTAGTACTGGTAATCCCACATACTCATCTAGTTCAGCCTTAGGTGTAGTTGCAAAATCAAGGTCTTCACCTATATATTCCAATCCAAAATCTTTAAAAGCCCCAAAATAATTTTTTATAATAGTATCATCTACCTTGTACTTTATCAATCTCAATTTTACCAATAAAGTTTTCCACCAAGCTCTTTTTTTATAGGTAAATGTCTTTACTCCCAATCTCTTTGCTATTATCTTAGATCTAAATTTTGAATGAAGGTCAAATACAAAATCATATCCATTTCCCTTCAATCTATCAGCAAACTTTTTTATATTTGCCACTCCATCATCTCTTTTTTTATCAAAGGTGATTATATTATCTATATAATCTAGTCCAGATATAGCATCCTTAAACTGCTCCATCACAATAAAGTCTATCTGTGAATTTGGATATTTTCTCTTAAAGGATTTTAATACAGGAGTTGTAAGAATTATATCTCCTATTGAGCTCATTCTTATCACTAATATTTTCACTTCTTACCTCTCAATCTCTTTTTAAATTTAGCAAACCATATTAGATATCTCTTTAACGTGATAGCTCCTTTATAGTATATACTCTCTCTGTCATACTCAATATCCCTATCACAACTCTCCTCTAAGTATATAAACTCAAATACCTCTCCAAATTTTCCATATCTATTCCTCATCAGTTTAGTATCTATAAGGTATACACTCTCTCCATCTATTAAGAAGTTCATAACCTGTGAATCTCCATGAAGATAACCTCTAGAGTGGATCTTTCTAAGCTCCTTAGATATCAAATCTATATCCTTAGTTGTTCCCTCCTTTCCCTTTATATAGGAGTAGATAAGGTATGAATCTACCACACATGGTCCACATTTTTTCTCCATTGCCAAATATGGTGTAGCACCATTGAAGCCTAGCTCATTTATCCTTTGAATATTTTCAAACTCTCTTCTACTTTCATTTCCTCTAAATATAGATAGAAATCTCTGCCACTTTCTTCTATTCTTCTCAATAGGTCTTTTTAGAACATATTTTTCTCCATCTATCTCTATCAATGCTACATAGCTTCTTTGGTCATTTTTGAAGACTCTCTCTATATTATAACAGGTGTTTTTTATTTTGTCATATAGTTTTAGATATTTTTCATCATTGTAATATAAAATATCCTTTCCATATCTCACTTTTTTCATATATTTTCACTCTCTAAAATACTCTCTATTCTCTCTAAAACCATCTCCGGTTTTATATCTAACATGCATTTAAAATGCTTTTTAGGACAAGAGTCTCCCCCATGAATTGAGCATGGTCTACACTCCAATCCCTCCACTTGAAATACCTCACTATTCTTTGACCAAGGAAAGAATCCAAATTTTTCTACTGTTGGACCAAATAGTGCTAATATTCTTACATTTGGAAAGGCTGAAGCTATATGAATAGGAGATGAATCATTTGTTAGAACTATATCTGCCCTTCTTATAACCTCTGCTAACTCAAGTAGTGTTGTCTTTCCTCTCAAATCTATAGTGGTATTAGCTAGTGGCATATTGAAGAACATCTCTTCTTTTCCACCTACAACTACTATAGTTGTATCCTCCCTCTTCTCAAGTTCCTTTATAACCCTATTGAAGTACTCAAGTGGCCATTTTTTAGTAAACCATTTACTTCCCGGAGCGACTACTACCACTTTTTCTCTTCTCTTTTCTAGTAACTTATCTACCTTCTCCACCTCTAATTCAGTTGGAAAAATCTCTATCTCATATCTTTTACCCTCATCCTTTGGAACAAAGGATAGAAGTTTCTCTACCTCATGCTTACTTTTATCATAATGAACTCTCTCATTGTATAGAAAAGATGCTGCTGCACTATCA
This DNA window, taken from Candidatus Fusobacterium pullicola, encodes the following:
- a CDS encoding lipopolysaccharide core heptose(II) kinase RfaY, with amino-acid sequence MKKVRYGKDILYYNDEKYLKLYDKIKNTCYNIERVFKNDQRSYVALIEIDGEKYVLKRPIEKNRRKWQRFLSIFRGNESRREFENIQRINELGFNGATPYLAMEKKCGPCVVDSYLIYSYIKGKEGTTKDIDLISKELRKIHSRGYLHGDSQVMNFLIDGESVYLIDTKLMRNRYGKFGEVFEFIYLEESCDRDIEYDRESIYYKGAITLKRYLIWFAKFKKRLRGKK
- a CDS encoding 1-acyl-sn-glycerol-3-phosphate acyltransferase, translating into MLGMILATLTGLIIFIYISILYLPIIAFKDEKTAVKLAREKLKWLSKLVLKSLGVRLRVVYKNRKNINQLEREKGIIYVCNHQSNLDIPVIVSALHMDVGFVAKKEMKSWPFFNIWMRKSKCVFLNRENPREGIKDIKEAVKIIKEGYPIVIFPEGERTLDGEILRFKKGSFKLATETNGIIIPLTLKGTFDIQKRGEWKMKRNQLVTVVVDEPIYVSSLSKEELKDLSTTVREIIENNYRKIK
- a CDS encoding glycosyltransferase family 9 protein is translated as MSSIGDIILTTPVLKSFKRKYPNSQIDFIVMEQFKDAISGLDYIDNIITFDKKRDDGVANIKKFADRLKGNGYDFVFDLHSKFRSKIIAKRLGVKTFTYKKRAWWKTLLVKLRLIKYKVDDTIIKNYFGAFKDFGLEYIGEDLDFATTPKAELDEYVGLPVLAPRASKNTKEWTAESFGKLAKLIFEKYGLKSILIGGKGDIPRCEEINRISENSCIILAGKLSLKESGALLSRAKFLVTNDSGPFHIARGVKCKTFVIFGPTSPGMFDFGKDDTLIYAGVECSPCSLHGDKKCPKGDFKCMESITAENVLESIDKKINWEE
- the recA gene encoding recombinase RecA, producing the protein MAKAKDEVNDREKALEMAMKQIKKDFGEGSIMKLGSNQSMAVETISTGSINLDLALGQGGVPRGRIVEIYGAESSGKTTIALHIAAEAQKMGGIVAFIDAEHALDPVYAKALGVDVDELLISQPDYGEQALEIADMLVRSGAVDLVVVDSVAALVPKAEIDGEMSDQQMGLQARLMSKALRKLTATLNKSKTTMIFINQIRDKIGGFGFGPQTTTTGGKALKFYASVRMEVKRVGSVKQGDEAIGNETVVKITKNKIAPPFKEATFQIMYGKGISRVGEILDIALEYDIVAKSGAWFSFGDIRLGQGKENVKARLESEPELLSAIEAEVMKVMKPHSAKEDDGEESLEGVQEGALNFDEV
- a CDS encoding glycosyltransferase family 9 protein; amino-acid sequence: MRILIIHTAFIGDIVLSTPLIKKLRDTYPKAEITYLTTPVGASILRNNPHLNHIIEYDKRGEHKGIKGFWAIAKKLKMEAYNLVITPHRYLRSTFLTFLTGAPIRRGYDSAAASFLYNERVHYDKSKHEVEKLLSFVPKDEGKRYEIEIFPTELEVEKVDKLLEKRREKVVVVAPGSKWFTKKWPLEYFNRVIKELEKREDTTIVVVGGKEEMFFNMPLANTTIDLRGKTTLLELAEVIRRADIVLTNDSSPIHIASAFPNVRILALFGPTVEKFGFFPWSKNSEVFQVEGLECRPCSIHGGDSCPKKHFKCMLDIKPEMVLERIESILESENI
- a CDS encoding RecX family transcriptional regulator, encoding MRYSLKGNKVYFDEFFYLDLNKQTIQEFNLKDREEITLEEYRELVRRRAESMGYFLLNKRDYSEKELYLKLLSKYREKDIIKFVIEKFIELGYLNDYDYAESYINSHNYSKKKLEFMLIQKGIKGSVIKELLADHNSQELEEIRKQWERLGNKDKEKKILSLMRKGFGYSDIQKVIKDLE